In Pseudomonas fluorescens NCIMB 11764, a single window of DNA contains:
- a CDS encoding sulfurtransferase → MPIAQLISPQALDLKKEQPGLVILDCRFALEDPDYGQRSYAEGHIAGSSFADLERDLSGAVVKGVTGRHPLPEPGELIERLQAWGINADSEVVLYDDGPGAYAARAWWLLAWLGKRDGVFILDGGLKAWHAAGLPLSLDASGVERGTFNGTPDNGLILSAEQLQQRLGQPAMTLLDARALPRFKGEVEPIDPIAGHIPSAQCAAFTDNLGSDGHFLPADQLKQRFAEKLGNRSPNDLVAYCGSGVTACHNLFALCLAGYPLGSLYAGSWSEWINEPARGVATGE, encoded by the coding sequence ATGCCCATTGCGCAATTGATCAGCCCGCAAGCACTGGACCTGAAAAAGGAGCAGCCAGGGCTGGTGATTCTGGATTGTCGTTTTGCCCTCGAAGACCCGGATTACGGCCAGCGCAGCTATGCCGAAGGGCATATCGCCGGGTCGAGTTTTGCCGATCTTGAGCGCGACTTGAGCGGGGCAGTGGTCAAAGGAGTGACCGGGCGCCATCCGTTGCCCGAGCCTGGAGAGTTGATCGAGCGTTTGCAGGCCTGGGGCATCAACGCCGACAGCGAAGTGGTTTTGTATGACGATGGTCCCGGCGCCTATGCGGCGCGGGCCTGGTGGTTGCTGGCCTGGCTGGGCAAGCGCGACGGCGTGTTCATTCTCGATGGCGGGCTCAAGGCCTGGCACGCGGCGGGTTTGCCCCTGAGTCTCGATGCCTCTGGTGTTGAACGTGGCACCTTTAACGGGACGCCGGACAACGGGCTGATCCTGAGCGCCGAACAGCTTCAGCAACGTCTCGGCCAACCCGCGATGACCCTGCTCGATGCCCGGGCCTTGCCGCGTTTCAAGGGCGAAGTGGAACCGATCGACCCGATTGCCGGGCACATTCCCAGCGCGCAATGCGCGGCGTTCACCGACAACCTGGGCAGCGACGGGCATTTCCTGCCGGCCGATCAGCTCAAGCAGCGGTTTGCCGAGAAACTGGGCAATCGTTCACCGAATGATCTGGTGGCGTACTGCGGCTCTGGCGTGACGGCGTGTCATAACCTGTTTGCGTTGTGCCTCGCGGGATATCCGTTGGGATCGTTGTATGCCGGGTCGTGGAGCGAGTGGATCAACGAACCTGCGCGGGGCGTCGCCACCGGCGAGTAA
- a CDS encoding AraC family transcriptional regulator translates to MDTDQGESIHFWQTAPLAGVELLSARYIEHRFAPHVHDGYVIGMIMAGAQRYRYRGAEHLAGSGTLVLINPDELHTGHKGTEDGWLYRAFYPDSGQILSLLTELELPTHTLPAFGATLYRDPDLVKGFCQLHRLLETPSTALQQQTAWRELMLSLLQRHAAVPDAGKPGKEHRAVTLAKELLQTQLAAPPSLEELAAAVNLSPFHFARVFRRATGMPPHTWLIQQRIARARGLLQSGCLPLEVATQLGFADQSHLNRQFKQVYGVGPGAYRRARL, encoded by the coding sequence ATGGATACCGATCAGGGCGAGTCGATCCATTTCTGGCAAACGGCACCGTTGGCCGGGGTCGAGTTGTTGTCTGCGCGCTACATCGAACACCGCTTCGCCCCGCATGTGCATGACGGTTACGTGATCGGCATGATCATGGCCGGCGCTCAGCGTTATCGCTATCGCGGCGCCGAACACCTGGCGGGCAGCGGCACGCTGGTGTTGATCAATCCGGATGAATTGCACACTGGGCACAAGGGCACGGAAGACGGTTGGCTGTACCGGGCGTTTTATCCCGACAGCGGGCAGATTCTCTCGCTGCTGACCGAGCTGGAACTACCAACCCACACCTTGCCGGCGTTTGGCGCCACGCTGTATCGCGATCCGGATCTGGTCAAGGGCTTCTGCCAACTGCACCGGCTGCTCGAAACACCGTCAACCGCCCTGCAACAGCAGACCGCCTGGCGGGAGTTGATGCTGTCGTTGCTGCAACGTCACGCCGCTGTCCCGGACGCCGGCAAACCCGGCAAGGAACACCGCGCGGTGACCCTGGCCAAGGAACTCCTGCAGACGCAATTGGCGGCGCCGCCTTCGCTGGAAGAACTCGCGGCAGCGGTGAACCTGTCGCCGTTCCATTTCGCCCGGGTGTTCCGCCGCGCCACTGGCATGCCACCGCACACCTGGCTGATACAGCAGCGCATCGCCCGGGCACGTGGGTTATTGCAGAGTGGCTGTCTGCCGCTGGAAGTGGCCACGCAATTGGGATTTGCCGACCAGAGTCATCTGAATCGGCAGTTCAAGCAGGTTTACGGGGTGGGGCCGGGGGCGTATCGCAGAGCCCGACTTTAG
- a CDS encoding GMC family oxidoreductase produces the protein MPVPDPFREGMARGWKTHDGSQLTEDLALEADVAIIGSGAGGGTTAEILSAAGYKVLLIEEGPLKTSSDFKLLEDQAYTSLYQEGIGRMSKDGAITILQGRAVGGTTLINWTSSFRTPDPTLEHWAREHDVKGHSPTEMAPWFEKMEQRLGVAPWMVPPNANNDVIRKGCEKLGYTWHVIPRNVRGCWNLGYCGMGCPTNAKQSMMVTTIPATLEKGGELIYLARAEKLVIKDGKVTSLQCVAMDDRCVTPTGKTITVKARHYVLAGGGINSPALLLRSDAPDPHKRLGKRTFLHLVNMSAGLFDEVINPFYGAPQSIYSDHFQWQDGTTGKMAYKLEVPPLHPALAATLLGGFGKENARHMENLPHTHAMLALLRDGFHPDSPGGSVELRGDNTPALDYQVSAYAWDGLRRAFHSMAEIQFAGGANAVMPMHADARYVKTLAEARTLIDGLSLELYRTRLGSAHVMGGCAMGEDPKNAVTDSLGRHHQLSNLSIHDGSLFPTSIGANPQLSVYGLTAQLATSLAERLKNP, from the coding sequence ATGCCCGTACCCGATCCGTTCCGCGAAGGCATGGCCCGCGGCTGGAAAACCCACGACGGCTCGCAACTGACCGAAGACCTGGCCCTCGAAGCGGACGTCGCGATCATCGGCAGCGGCGCCGGTGGCGGGACGACGGCTGAAATCCTCAGCGCCGCCGGCTACAAGGTGTTGCTGATCGAAGAAGGCCCGCTCAAGACCAGCAGCGATTTCAAGTTGCTCGAGGACCAGGCCTATACCAGCCTCTATCAGGAAGGCATCGGCCGCATGAGCAAGGACGGCGCGATCACCATCCTTCAAGGCCGGGCGGTGGGCGGCACCACGCTGATCAACTGGACGTCGAGCTTTCGCACCCCGGACCCGACGCTCGAACATTGGGCCAGGGAGCACGACGTCAAAGGCCACAGCCCCACGGAGATGGCGCCATGGTTCGAGAAAATGGAACAGCGTCTCGGCGTCGCGCCGTGGATGGTTCCGCCCAACGCCAACAATGACGTGATCCGTAAGGGCTGCGAGAAGCTCGGTTACACCTGGCACGTCATCCCGCGCAACGTGCGTGGTTGCTGGAACCTCGGTTATTGCGGCATGGGCTGCCCGACCAACGCCAAACAATCGATGATGGTGACGACGATTCCAGCGACCCTGGAAAAGGGGGGTGAGCTTATTTATCTGGCTCGCGCGGAAAAACTGGTGATCAAGGACGGCAAGGTCACGAGCCTGCAGTGCGTGGCGATGGACGACCGTTGCGTCACCCCCACGGGCAAGACGATCACGGTGAAGGCGCGGCATTACGTACTGGCCGGCGGCGGGATCAACAGCCCTGCGCTGCTGTTGCGCTCGGATGCGCCAGACCCGCACAAGCGGCTGGGAAAACGGACTTTTCTGCATCTGGTCAACATGTCCGCCGGGCTGTTCGACGAGGTGATCAATCCGTTCTACGGCGCGCCGCAGTCGATCTACTCCGACCACTTCCAATGGCAGGACGGCACGACCGGCAAGATGGCTTACAAACTCGAAGTGCCACCCCTGCACCCGGCGCTGGCGGCCACCCTGCTCGGCGGTTTCGGCAAGGAAAACGCCCGGCACATGGAAAACCTGCCCCATACCCACGCCATGCTGGCGCTGCTGCGCGATGGTTTTCACCCGGACAGCCCCGGCGGCAGTGTCGAGCTGCGCGGTGACAACACGCCGGCGCTCGACTACCAGGTTTCAGCCTACGCCTGGGACGGTTTGCGCCGCGCGTTCCACAGCATGGCCGAGATCCAGTTCGCCGGTGGCGCCAACGCCGTCATGCCGATGCACGCCGACGCGCGCTACGTGAAAACCCTGGCCGAAGCACGCACGCTGATCGACGGTTTGAGCCTTGAGCTGTATCGCACTCGCCTGGGCAGTGCCCATGTGATGGGCGGTTGTGCCATGGGTGAAGACCCGAAAAATGCCGTGACCGACAGCCTTGGCCGGCACCATCAACTGAGCAACCTGTCGATCCACGACGGCTCGCTGTTCCCCACCAGCATTGGCGCGAACCCGCAATTGTCGGTCTACGGGCTGACGGCGCAACTGGCGACTTCGCTCGCCGAACGTTTGAAAAACCCGTGA
- a CDS encoding hydrolase gives MSFPPERFTPAFGLGNPHLQTLWGPLWRKTTHIERERERLWLEDGDFLDLDWHGPHRADTPLVLVLHGLTGSSNSPYVAGVQKVLGAQGWASVALNWRGCSGEPNLLPRSYHSGASEDLAEAIRHLRAKRPLAPLYAVGYSLGGNVLLKHLGETGSDSGVVGAVAVSVPFRLDQCADRIGQGFSKVYQAHFMREMVAYIKNKQRQFQHDGREDGLAKLAALGSLENMRTFWDFDGRVTAPLHGFTDAQDYYRRASSRYFLGEIRTPTLIIQAADDPFVFPHSLPSAEELSACTQFELQARGGHVGFVDGTFRQPGYYLERRIPQWLAAVGRG, from the coding sequence GTGTCTTTTCCGCCAGAACGCTTCACCCCCGCCTTCGGCCTTGGCAACCCGCACTTGCAAACCTTGTGGGGACCGCTGTGGCGCAAAACCACGCACATCGAACGCGAGCGCGAACGCTTGTGGCTCGAGGACGGTGATTTCCTTGACCTGGACTGGCACGGTCCGCACCGCGCCGATACGCCGCTGGTGCTGGTGTTGCACGGCCTGACCGGTTCCTCCAATTCACCTTACGTGGCCGGCGTGCAGAAAGTACTGGGTGCCCAGGGCTGGGCCAGCGTCGCGCTGAACTGGCGCGGCTGCTCGGGGGAACCGAATCTGTTGCCACGCAGCTACCATTCCGGTGCCAGTGAAGACCTCGCCGAAGCCATCAGACACCTGCGGGCCAAACGACCGCTCGCGCCGCTGTACGCGGTCGGTTATTCCCTCGGCGGCAACGTTTTGCTCAAACACTTGGGCGAGACCGGCAGCGACAGCGGCGTGGTCGGCGCCGTGGCAGTGTCGGTGCCGTTTCGGCTCGATCAGTGCGCCGACCGTATCGGCCAGGGTTTCTCGAAGGTGTATCAGGCGCACTTCATGCGCGAGATGGTCGCCTACATCAAGAACAAGCAGCGGCAGTTCCAGCATGACGGGCGCGAGGATGGCCTGGCGAAGCTGGCCGCCCTGGGCTCGCTGGAAAACATGCGCACCTTCTGGGATTTCGATGGCCGGGTCACCGCGCCGCTGCATGGTTTCACCGATGCACAGGATTACTATCGCCGTGCCTCGAGCCGCTATTTCCTTGGGGAGATTCGCACGCCGACGCTGATCATTCAGGCCGCCGACGACCCGTTCGTCTTCCCTCACAGCCTGCCGTCAGCCGAGGAATTGTCCGCCTGCACCCAGTTCGAGCTGCAAGCCAGGGGCGGGCATGTCGGCTTCGTCGATGGCACGTTCCGGCAACCGGGTTACTACCTGGAACGGCGCATCCCGCAGTGGCTGGCCGCCGTGGGTCGCGGGTAA
- a CDS encoding TetR/AcrR family transcriptional regulator, producing MAPRIKTSERIVQNSLELFNQQGERSVSTNHIAAHMEISPGNLYYHFPNKQAIIAVLFSEYESLVDSFLRPPQGRAATVEDKRYYLQELLAAMWRYRFLHRDLEHLLDSDPELAARYRRFSQRCVIQGTAIYKGFVEAGILKMDRVQIESLTLNAWIILTSWVRFLCTTRENSNHLSEQAIKRGVYQVLVLEAGFVTDQSRDAVNALFEEFYVPLAQALEEVQ from the coding sequence ATGGCCCCACGGATCAAAACCAGCGAGCGCATCGTGCAGAACAGCCTGGAGCTGTTCAATCAGCAGGGCGAGCGCAGCGTCAGCACCAACCACATTGCTGCCCACATGGAAATTTCCCCGGGCAACCTGTACTACCACTTCCCCAACAAGCAGGCGATCATCGCCGTATTGTTCAGTGAGTATGAAAGCCTGGTGGACAGCTTCCTGCGCCCGCCCCAAGGGCGCGCCGCGACGGTGGAGGACAAGCGTTACTACCTCCAGGAGTTGCTGGCAGCCATGTGGCGCTACCGGTTTTTGCACCGTGACCTCGAGCATTTGCTCGACAGCGATCCGGAACTGGCCGCCCGTTATCGGCGTTTTTCCCAGCGCTGCGTGATCCAGGGCACGGCGATCTACAAAGGGTTCGTCGAGGCCGGCATCTTGAAGATGGATCGGGTACAGATCGAATCCCTGACCCTCAACGCCTGGATCATCCTGACGTCCTGGGTGCGTTTCCTGTGCACCACGCGGGAGAACTCCAATCACCTGAGCGAACAGGCAATCAAGCGTGGGGTGTACCAGGTGCTGGTGCTGGAAGCCGGGTTTGTCACGGATCAGTCCCGCGATGCGGTCAACGCCTTGTTCGAGGAGTTTTACGTGCCGTTGGCGCAAGCCCTGGAAGAAGTACAGTAG
- a CDS encoding coniferyl aldehyde dehydrogenase, whose amino-acid sequence MNPEMTMSAEIAYLQNLQQPLEELQTLFEAQRAAYAANPMPPAAQRQQWLKALRDVLSTERQALIDAISQDFSHRSADETLLAELMPSLHGIHYASQHLKGWMKPSRRKVGVAFQPASAKVVYQPLGVVGVIVPWNYPLYLAIGPLVGALSAGNRVMLKLSESTPATGLLLKALLGRIFPEDLVCVVLGEADIGVAFSRLRFDHLLFTGATSIGKHVMRAAAENLTPVTLELGGKSPAIVSRDVPLKDAAERIAFGKTLNAGQTCVAPDYVLVPEDRVGSFIEAYRQAVRGFYPTLADNPDYTAIINDRQLARLNGYISDATSKGALLIPLFDQGQGRRMSHSLLLNVTDEMMVMQDEIFGPLLPIVPYKDLDEAFAYISQRPRPLALYYFGYDKREQNRVLHETHSGGVCLNDTLLHVAQDDMPFGGIGASGMGHYHGHEGFLTFSKAKGVLIKQRFNAAKLIYPPYGKTIQKLIQKLFIR is encoded by the coding sequence ATAAATCCGGAGATGACCATGTCTGCTGAAATTGCCTACCTCCAGAATCTGCAGCAGCCACTGGAAGAACTCCAAACCCTGTTCGAGGCCCAGCGTGCAGCCTATGCCGCCAACCCGATGCCCCCCGCGGCGCAGCGCCAGCAATGGCTCAAAGCGTTGCGGGATGTGTTGAGCACTGAACGCCAGGCGCTGATCGATGCCATCAGCCAGGATTTCAGCCACCGCAGCGCCGATGAAACCCTGCTCGCCGAACTGATGCCGAGCCTGCACGGCATTCACTACGCCAGTCAGCACCTCAAGGGCTGGATGAAGCCGTCACGGCGCAAAGTCGGTGTTGCCTTTCAGCCCGCCTCGGCCAAAGTCGTTTATCAGCCGCTGGGCGTGGTCGGAGTGATCGTGCCCTGGAACTACCCGCTGTATCTGGCCATCGGCCCTTTGGTGGGTGCGTTGTCGGCGGGCAATCGGGTGATGCTCAAACTCAGCGAGTCGACCCCCGCCACCGGCCTGCTGCTCAAGGCTTTGCTGGGCCGGATCTTTCCCGAAGACCTGGTGTGCGTGGTGCTCGGCGAGGCCGATATCGGCGTGGCGTTCTCCCGCCTGCGTTTCGACCACCTGCTGTTCACCGGCGCCACCAGCATCGGCAAACATGTGATGCGCGCGGCCGCCGAGAACCTGACGCCAGTGACGCTGGAACTGGGCGGAAAATCCCCGGCCATCGTTTCCCGGGATGTGCCACTGAAAGATGCCGCCGAACGCATCGCCTTCGGCAAGACGCTCAACGCCGGGCAAACCTGCGTGGCCCCGGACTACGTGCTGGTACCGGAAGACCGCGTGGGCTCTTTCATCGAAGCCTATCGCCAGGCAGTTCGCGGATTTTACCCGACCCTGGCTGACAACCCGGACTACACCGCGATCATCAATGACCGACAACTGGCCCGGCTCAATGGCTACATCAGCGATGCCACCAGCAAAGGCGCGCTGCTGATTCCGTTGTTCGACCAGGGTCAGGGGCGCCGCATGAGCCATAGCCTGCTGCTCAACGTCACTGACGAGATGATGGTGATGCAGGACGAAATCTTCGGTCCTCTGCTGCCGATCGTTCCGTACAAGGACCTGGATGAAGCATTTGCCTACATCAGCCAGCGACCTCGTCCGTTGGCGCTGTATTACTTCGGCTACGACAAGCGCGAACAAAACCGCGTCCTGCACGAGACCCATTCCGGTGGCGTGTGCCTGAACGACACGTTGCTGCATGTTGCCCAGGACGACATGCCGTTCGGCGGCATCGGCGCCTCGGGCATGGGCCATTACCACGGCCATGAAGGCTTCCTGACATTCAGCAAGGCCAAAGGTGTGCTGATCAAACAGCGCTTCAACGCGGCGAAGCTGATCTACCCACCGTACGGCAAAACCATCCAGAAACTGATCCAGAAGCTGTTTATCCGCTAA